A genomic region of Coriobacteriaceae bacterium contains the following coding sequences:
- the rbfA gene encoding 30S ribosome-binding factor RbfA produces MKQTPTSRRVNEELREKIANVLLFQIADPRLELVTVTDVEVSKDREVANVYVSADASRYDEVMEGLEAAKGRIRSLVGKSLGWRVTPELRFFIDPSVDAAERIASLFSDEG; encoded by the coding sequence ATGAAACAGACACCCACATCGCGTCGTGTCAACGAGGAACTGCGCGAGAAGATCGCCAACGTGCTGCTGTTCCAGATCGCCGACCCGCGTCTCGAGCTCGTGACGGTCACCGACGTCGAGGTCTCCAAGGACCGCGAAGTCGCCAACGTCTACGTGAGCGCCGATGCGAGCCGCTATGACGAGGTCATGGAGGGGCTCGAAGCCGCCAAGGGCCGCATACGCTCGCTTGTCGGCAAGAGCCTCGGTTGGCGCGTCACGCCCGAGTTGCGCTTCTTCATCGACCCGTCGGTCGACGCTGCCGAGCGCATCGCGTCGCTGTTTTCCGACGAGGGCTAG
- the truB gene encoding tRNA pseudouridine(55) synthase TruB: MSRRRGASGLCGVLALDKPYGMTSHDVVNRVRQITGERRVGHAGTLDPAATGLMLVGVGAATRLSEYLTGHDKGYDARIVFGIATDTDDAQGRTLASASDGELADIMRSVDAQAILDEFTGELEQLPPAYSAIKKNGVVAYKAAREGTCLELEARHVTVYGAQLVGAGVCEAELICADGDTSVRELPFWDVHFDVSKGTYIRALARDIGAYLGCGAHLGSLRRTSVATMGIDEACSIDELANRAEAGGVLPWCDPARLLGFPVIELGEQQAQCVANGRELTDISAGEGMVSCIRDNKLLAVYNFVAGACRPATVIPGGVIGVG; this comes from the coding sequence ATGAGCCGTAGGCGTGGTGCCAGCGGACTGTGCGGCGTGCTCGCGCTCGACAAGCCCTATGGGATGACATCGCACGATGTGGTCAATCGCGTACGCCAGATTACGGGTGAGCGGCGTGTGGGCCATGCCGGCACGCTCGATCCGGCCGCGACGGGTCTCATGCTTGTGGGAGTGGGCGCAGCCACGCGCCTGTCCGAGTACCTCACCGGACACGACAAGGGCTACGATGCCCGCATCGTCTTTGGCATCGCCACCGATACGGACGATGCCCAGGGACGCACGCTCGCGAGCGCGTCTGACGGGGAGCTTGCGGATATCATGCGGTCAGTGGATGCCCAAGCCATTCTCGACGAGTTCACGGGCGAGCTCGAGCAGCTTCCGCCTGCGTATTCGGCCATCAAGAAGAACGGCGTTGTCGCCTACAAGGCGGCGCGTGAGGGCACGTGCCTCGAGCTTGAGGCACGCCACGTCACCGTGTACGGGGCGCAGCTTGTGGGCGCGGGCGTGTGCGAGGCGGAGCTCATCTGCGCCGATGGCGATACATCGGTGCGCGAGTTGCCCTTCTGGGACGTCCATTTCGACGTGAGCAAGGGTACGTACATCCGTGCTCTTGCGCGTGATATCGGTGCCTATCTCGGATGCGGCGCCCATTTGGGCTCGCTTCGCCGTACGTCGGTTGCCACGATGGGCATTGACGAGGCCTGCTCCATCGACGAGCTCGCGAACCGTGCCGAGGCAGGCGGCGTGCTGCCGTGGTGCGACCCGGCTCGACTCTTGGGATTTCCCGTCATCGAGCTCGGCGAACAGCAGGCGCAATGCGTGGCAAACGGTCGCGAGCTTACCGATATCTCCGCAGGCGAGGGCATGGTCTCGTGCATTCGCGACAACAAGCTGCTCGCTGTCTACAACTTCGTCGCCGGGGCATGCCGTCCCGCGACGGTCATTCCCGGGGGTGTCATCGGCGTTGGCTAA
- a CDS encoding bifunctional oligoribonuclease/PAP phosphatase NrnA: MAKLDYTNGIELLDGARSVAVCGHVNPDGDCLGSALALTLGLRSLGYEVTPLLATREQPKLYDFLASYGDFMPACEYHARPDVFILVDVPSAARAGDGEHVFKRAKKTLVIDHHQGDASFADVGYVDSTAAAAGMLVWDFLEQAGAEMTPDIATCCYTALVTDTGRFQFQNADSRALMAAADMAAAGALPSEVARYVYQRRSWAALQLEALVVRRLELLFDGKLALSWACEADFEELGASKEDGDSLIDAIRQLDGVEIAVMLREQGPIVRGSIRSKTDRDVAAIAAQMNGGGHKAAAGFTIHGKLPEARAIVEGLVAESFAEQPKASMTTDAEVTATTAFTRIREDML, from the coding sequence ATGGCGAAGCTCGATTACACGAATGGCATTGAGCTGCTTGACGGGGCGCGAAGCGTTGCCGTCTGCGGCCATGTCAACCCGGATGGCGATTGCCTCGGCAGCGCGCTTGCCCTCACGCTGGGTCTGCGCAGTCTCGGTTACGAGGTGACGCCGCTGCTCGCGACGCGCGAGCAGCCCAAGCTCTACGACTTTCTCGCAAGCTACGGGGATTTCATGCCCGCTTGCGAGTACCATGCGCGCCCAGACGTCTTTATTCTCGTTGACGTGCCGAGCGCCGCGCGTGCCGGCGATGGCGAGCACGTCTTCAAACGCGCGAAGAAGACGCTTGTCATCGACCATCACCAGGGCGATGCATCCTTTGCCGATGTCGGCTATGTCGACAGCACGGCTGCGGCTGCGGGCATGCTCGTCTGGGATTTTCTCGAACAGGCCGGCGCCGAGATGACGCCGGATATCGCGACCTGTTGCTATACCGCGCTCGTGACCGACACGGGCAGGTTCCAGTTTCAGAATGCCGACTCGCGTGCGCTCATGGCGGCGGCCGACATGGCGGCTGCCGGCGCGCTTCCCTCCGAAGTCGCACGCTACGTCTATCAGCGTCGCAGTTGGGCGGCCTTGCAGCTCGAGGCTCTCGTCGTGCGCCGTCTCGAGCTGCTCTTCGACGGTAAGCTCGCCCTGTCGTGGGCTTGCGAGGCCGACTTCGAGGAACTCGGTGCGAGCAAGGAGGACGGCGATTCGCTCATCGACGCGATACGCCAGCTCGATGGCGTCGAGATCGCCGTCATGCTGCGTGAGCAGGGTCCCATCGTGCGCGGCTCGATTCGCTCCAAGACCGATCGCGATGTCGCTGCCATCGCCGCCCAGATGAACGGTGGCGGTCACAAGGCGGCAGCCGGCTTCACCATTCACGGCAAGCTGCCCGAAGCGCGTGCCATCGTCGAGGGCCTCGTCGCGGAGTCCTTTGCCGAGCAACCGAAGGCCTCGATGACGACGGATGCCGAGGTAACCGCCACGACGGCATTTACGAGGATTCGCGAGGACATGCTATGA
- a CDS encoding riboflavin biosynthesis protein RibF yields the protein MAKAGTITRCDSAAFRAGEISPLGRDDNGTVLVIGVFDGMHIGHRAIFAQARERARELGLPLVAVTFDRDPDEIFRADDPTFGKLLSNDERLAVIAEQAEGGVLNLVTSPELFSMPPSEFLDFLGSATNPRAIFTGSDFRFGAHASGTVEDLGRWSLDHGCESVSCELIEEDGEVISSTRIRAELREGAVAQAKRLLAGRPHSIVGTIVHGRGAGDGFGFATANLDLANCETMLPREGVYGAYGIVDGARYAAAVNVGVARSFAEATAPVEAHLLDFDGDLYGKDIRIEFEEWLRGPRVFETKDELIETVMGNIEWVREHLGGK from the coding sequence TTGGCTAAGGCGGGGACCATCACACGGTGCGATTCAGCGGCGTTTCGTGCGGGCGAGATCTCTCCGCTCGGTCGAGATGACAATGGGACCGTTCTCGTCATTGGCGTTTTCGATGGCATGCACATCGGCCATCGGGCGATTTTCGCTCAAGCGCGCGAAAGAGCCCGCGAGCTTGGCCTGCCCCTTGTCGCCGTAACCTTCGATCGCGATCCCGACGAGATATTCCGTGCCGATGATCCCACGTTTGGCAAGCTGCTCTCGAACGACGAACGTCTTGCGGTGATTGCCGAGCAGGCCGAGGGCGGGGTGCTGAACCTCGTCACGAGCCCGGAGCTGTTCTCGATGCCACCCTCGGAGTTCCTCGACTTTCTCGGGAGTGCCACGAATCCGCGCGCTATCTTTACCGGTTCGGATTTCCGCTTTGGCGCCCACGCCAGCGGCACGGTCGAGGACCTGGGGCGTTGGTCGCTCGACCACGGATGCGAATCCGTCTCCTGCGAGCTCATCGAGGAGGACGGCGAGGTCATCTCGTCGACACGCATACGCGCGGAATTGCGCGAGGGCGCGGTTGCGCAGGCAAAGCGATTGCTTGCCGGCAGACCGCACAGCATTGTGGGCACCATCGTGCACGGTCGTGGCGCAGGTGATGGCTTCGGCTTCGCAACGGCCAACCTCGACCTCGCGAATTGCGAGACCATGCTGCCGCGCGAAGGCGTCTACGGCGCGTACGGCATTGTCGATGGTGCACGCTACGCGGCTGCCGTCAACGTCGGCGTTGCCAGGAGCTTTGCCGAGGCGACGGCCCCGGTCGAGGCCCATCTGCTCGACTTTGACGGCGACCTCTACGGCAAGGACATTCGCATCGAGTTCGAAGAGTGGCTGCGTGGACCGCGCGTGTTCGAGA